Proteins encoded by one window of Enterococcus faecalis:
- a CDS encoding PTS sugar transporter subunit IIC, which yields MKTLSGILMLVLVLCGMSLFSFKAPRGKKSLSALSGAACATFLPEAFLRYAVGGVFHLDYVSQIGETMGSLGGLAAGALVPLAFGISPVFSIILGLSLIKVSLLPAFITAYLLSFVVEQMQKRIPEGIDLLVVILVIPVAASLVAGFIQPVVLGVLEVIGGTILSAVDGNPYVMGAILGAIIPIVGMTPLSSMVLTALIGLTGVPMAVGALTCYGSSIVNAALFKKLKLGTASTPLAVAIEPLTQVDIISSNPIPIYATNLFSGMVSGIVVTFFGLKVPVTGMATPWAGLLVTLGNNAIQTTLLAVAIITVVSLMFGFLGALVFKRYRIEAVDNTPEFEGTTEVTSEKEKEAVKTKGGVTYEHSYGHQ from the coding sequence ATGAAAACGTTATCAGGAATCTTGATGTTAGTCTTAGTTTTATGTGGCATGTCCCTATTCTCTTTTAAAGCACCGCGAGGGAAAAAATCTTTAAGTGCTTTGTCTGGTGCAGCTTGTGCCACCTTTCTACCAGAGGCATTTTTGCGGTATGCAGTAGGCGGCGTTTTTCATTTAGATTATGTGTCGCAAATTGGTGAAACTATGGGTAGTCTAGGTGGTTTAGCAGCTGGAGCTCTTGTGCCGCTCGCTTTCGGGATTAGTCCAGTTTTTTCAATTATTTTAGGTCTGTCATTGATTAAAGTCAGCTTGTTACCAGCCTTTATTACCGCATATCTTTTATCTTTTGTTGTTGAGCAGATGCAAAAACGTATTCCAGAAGGGATTGACTTATTAGTCGTTATTTTAGTCATTCCAGTCGCTGCTTCGTTAGTTGCTGGTTTTATTCAACCCGTTGTATTAGGTGTCCTAGAAGTTATTGGGGGCACGATTTTAAGTGCAGTAGATGGCAATCCATATGTGATGGGCGCAATTTTAGGTGCTATTATCCCGATTGTTGGTATGACACCGTTAAGTTCAATGGTTTTAACTGCCTTGATTGGTTTGACTGGTGTACCAATGGCTGTCGGTGCGTTGACTTGTTACGGCAGTTCCATTGTCAATGCGGCGCTATTTAAAAAGTTAAAACTAGGCACAGCTTCAACCCCGTTAGCTGTGGCAATTGAGCCATTAACACAAGTCGATATCATCAGCTCCAATCCAATACCTATTTACGCAACGAATTTATTTTCAGGAATGGTTAGTGGTATTGTAGTGACTTTCTTTGGCTTAAAAGTACCTGTGACAGGAATGGCAACACCGTGGGCTGGTTTACTTGTGACATTAGGTAACAATGCCATTCAAACGACTTTACTAGCAGTAGCGATTATCACAGTGGTCAGTCTGATGTTTGGATTTTTAGGTGCGCTGGTCTTTAAACGTTACAGAATTGAAGCGGTGGATAATACACCAGAATTTGAAGGAACGACGGAAGTAACCAGTGAAAAAGAAAAAGAAGCAGTAAAAACCAAAGGAGGAGTTACGTATGAACACAGCTATGGCCATCAATAA
- the sdaAB gene encoding L-serine ammonia-lyase, iron-sulfur-dependent subunit beta has product MAINKPKKVNKVMNYKSCFDIIGPIMIGPSSSHTAGALAIGLAARKLFGGTPEKIVIKYYESFADTHKGHGTDFAIIGGILGLAADDANVTQSIELAEEQGIEIQFLEMSEESPVKHANTACVTLSDATHEIHLTGISVGGGTIEVKYIELDGFNVQLHGPLPILLVINQEEQAMQAFKDTLQKNNIQVNAVSRYVEGNQILFIFDLDSAPISSVKEQLFSLDDTSKIILL; this is encoded by the coding sequence ATGGCCATCAATAAACCTAAAAAAGTGAACAAAGTAATGAACTACAAAAGTTGTTTTGACATTATCGGTCCTATTATGATTGGTCCTTCTAGTTCGCATACAGCTGGGGCCTTAGCAATTGGCTTAGCGGCAAGAAAGTTATTCGGCGGAACGCCAGAAAAAATTGTGATTAAATACTATGAATCTTTTGCAGACACGCATAAAGGACATGGAACTGATTTTGCAATTATTGGCGGAATTCTTGGACTAGCAGCAGATGATGCCAACGTAACACAATCCATTGAACTTGCGGAAGAACAAGGAATCGAGATTCAATTTTTAGAAATGAGTGAAGAAAGTCCAGTGAAGCATGCTAATACAGCATGTGTGACACTCAGTGATGCAACGCACGAAATCCATTTAACAGGAATTTCTGTAGGTGGCGGTACTATCGAGGTGAAATACATTGAATTAGACGGTTTCAATGTACAACTACATGGTCCTTTACCTATTTTGTTAGTCATTAATCAAGAAGAGCAGGCGATGCAAGCTTTTAAAGATACGTTACAAAAAAATAATATTCAAGTGAATGCGGTGTCTCGTTATGTGGAAGGGAATCAAATTTTATTCATCTTTGACTTAGATTCGGCACCAATTTCCTCGGTGAAAGAACAACTGTTTTCACTAGATGACACATCGAAAATAATCTTATTATGA
- the sdaAA gene encoding L-serine ammonia-lyase, iron-sulfur-dependent, subunit alpha has translation MYLSIEEFIDKAEKTGKKISDLMIEQEMERSQKSYEEIWTQMGQNLDVMDAAVKRSQEGAGVFSPTGLTGGDAARLKKYRAAGKTLSGDLMMSAVQAALGTNEVNAAMGVVCATPTAGASGTLPGVLTAIKNTLNLTRDQQIRFLFTSSLFGMVTANNAMIAGAVGGCQAEVGSASAMAAAAAVEAAGGTPRQSSEAFAMALGNLLGLVCDPVAGLVEIPCVKRNTVGAGNALIAADMALAGIVNKIPADEVVEAMNKVGRQLPRELRETGLGGLAGTATGQRMKNEIFEKVKFTIV, from the coding sequence ATGTACCTTTCGATTGAAGAATTTATCGATAAAGCTGAAAAAACAGGAAAAAAAATCTCTGATTTGATGATTGAGCAAGAAATGGAGCGTAGCCAAAAAAGCTATGAAGAAATTTGGACACAGATGGGTCAAAATTTGGATGTTATGGATGCTGCTGTCAAACGCTCGCAAGAAGGAGCAGGCGTTTTTTCTCCTACTGGGTTAACGGGCGGTGATGCGGCTCGTTTAAAAAAATACCGCGCAGCTGGCAAAACGTTATCAGGTGATTTAATGATGTCTGCAGTTCAAGCCGCACTAGGTACGAATGAAGTCAATGCAGCAATGGGCGTTGTTTGCGCAACGCCAACTGCTGGTGCAAGTGGCACCTTACCAGGGGTTTTAACAGCGATTAAAAATACCTTGAATTTAACGCGTGATCAACAAATTCGTTTCTTGTTTACCAGTTCTTTATTTGGGATGGTCACAGCCAACAATGCGATGATTGCTGGTGCTGTTGGTGGATGTCAAGCCGAAGTAGGCAGTGCTTCAGCGATGGCCGCCGCTGCAGCTGTTGAAGCGGCTGGCGGAACACCACGCCAATCTTCTGAAGCTTTTGCTATGGCTTTAGGGAATTTATTAGGTTTAGTTTGTGACCCAGTGGCTGGGTTAGTCGAAATTCCTTGTGTCAAACGAAATACAGTAGGTGCAGGCAATGCGTTAATCGCTGCAGATATGGCTTTAGCTGGAATTGTAAATAAAATACCAGCAGATGAAGTGGTGGAAGCCATGAATAAAGTCGGCCGTCAATTACCACGAGAATTGAGAGAAACGGGTTTAGGTGGCTTAGCTGGCACAGCGACTGGCCAACGAATGAAGAATGAGATTTTTGAAAAAGTAAAATTCACCATTGTTTAA
- the serS gene encoding serine--tRNA ligase: MLDMKKIRQNVEVVQKKLKTRGVDEEVLLRFLALDEERRALLVKVEELKKHRNQVSGEIAQLKRAQKDASQQLLNMQEVSEQIKVLDQEVVHLQEQCTAIAERLPNLPHESVPVGADEAANVEVRRWSTPKTFSFEPKPHWEIGEALGILDFERGAKVSGSRFLYYKGLGARLERAVYNFMLDQHVNEHGYTEVIPPYLVNSKAMFGTGQFPKFKEDVFQVAESDLTLIPTAEVPLTNYYNNEILEAQELPIYFTALSPSFRSEAGSAGRDTRGLIRLHQFHKVEMVKFSDAEHSYEELEKMTNNAGDILEKLGLPYRVITLSTGDMGFSAAKTYDLEVWIPAQKTYREISSCSNCEDFQARRALIRYRDKTGHVQYAHTLNGSGLAVGRTVAAILENYQNEDGTVTIPEVLRPYMGGLTKID; encoded by the coding sequence ATGCTGGATATGAAAAAAATTCGCCAAAATGTAGAAGTGGTACAGAAAAAGTTAAAAACACGTGGTGTGGACGAGGAAGTTTTATTACGCTTTTTGGCTTTAGATGAAGAACGGAGAGCGTTACTTGTTAAAGTTGAAGAACTGAAAAAACACCGTAATCAGGTATCAGGAGAAATTGCACAATTAAAGCGTGCACAAAAAGATGCTTCACAACAATTACTAAATATGCAAGAAGTTAGCGAGCAAATTAAAGTTTTAGACCAAGAAGTTGTTCATTTGCAAGAACAATGCACAGCAATTGCAGAACGTCTGCCTAACTTACCTCATGAGAGCGTGCCTGTTGGCGCAGACGAAGCCGCCAACGTAGAAGTTCGGCGGTGGAGTACGCCGAAAACTTTTTCATTTGAACCGAAACCACATTGGGAAATCGGTGAAGCCTTAGGAATTTTAGATTTTGAAAGAGGCGCGAAAGTATCTGGTAGCCGTTTTCTTTATTACAAAGGCTTAGGGGCTCGTTTAGAACGAGCGGTCTATAATTTTATGTTAGATCAACATGTTAATGAACATGGTTATACCGAGGTGATTCCTCCTTATTTGGTCAATAGCAAAGCAATGTTTGGCACTGGTCAGTTTCCTAAGTTCAAAGAAGATGTCTTCCAAGTTGCAGAAAGTGATTTGACGCTGATCCCCACAGCGGAAGTCCCGTTAACTAACTACTATAATAATGAAATTTTAGAGGCGCAAGAGTTACCGATTTATTTCACTGCTTTAAGTCCTTCTTTTCGTTCGGAAGCGGGTAGCGCAGGCCGTGATACCCGAGGATTAATTCGTTTACACCAGTTCCATAAAGTAGAAATGGTTAAATTTAGTGATGCAGAACACTCCTATGAAGAATTAGAAAAAATGACCAACAATGCTGGAGACATTTTAGAAAAATTGGGCCTCCCTTATCGAGTGATTACTCTTTCGACAGGTGACATGGGCTTCTCGGCAGCGAAAACCTATGATTTAGAAGTTTGGATTCCGGCACAGAAAACGTATCGAGAAATTAGTTCTTGTTCAAACTGTGAAGACTTCCAAGCACGTCGGGCGTTGATTCGTTATCGTGATAAAACGGGTCATGTTCAGTATGCCCATACACTTAATGGGTCAGGACTTGCTGTTGGTCGAACAGTGGCTGCTATTTTGGAAAATTATCAAAATGAAGATGGCACCGTAACGATTCCAGAAGTTCTACGTCCTTATATGGGTGGTTTAACGAAAATAGATTAA
- a CDS encoding alpha/beta hydrolase, translating into MYNNQKAKKGFLMTEQFILTSNDQQTQLNVRHWPCPSPKAVVQLIHGMAEHIQRYDEFARFLNQLGFAVIGHDHLGHGESVQPSAPIYGFFGEQGPENVVTDIRQVKQWAVNRYPQLPYFMMGHSMGSFALRNYLQDYPVTMQGVIFMGTGTSPLPLTAALPFIKKMAEKQPKKPAPFIDKLAFGSFSKKFPEASSFNWLSKNQANVADYENDPLMGFVFTNNGFATLFSLVKRANQRNWYQAIPKELPILIISGAEDPVGDFSKGPAKIQKQLKHAGFQHVTLRLFPTLRHEILLETEKATVFQEIGHWLTDLTN; encoded by the coding sequence TTGTATAATAATCAAAAAGCAAAGAAAGGGTTTCTTATGACTGAACAATTCATACTCACTTCAAACGATCAACAAACTCAGCTCAATGTACGTCATTGGCCCTGCCCTTCACCCAAAGCCGTAGTTCAATTGATTCACGGCATGGCAGAGCATATCCAACGTTATGATGAATTTGCTCGTTTTTTAAATCAATTAGGGTTTGCCGTAATTGGTCATGATCATCTAGGTCATGGCGAATCTGTACAACCAAGCGCACCGATCTATGGTTTTTTTGGAGAACAAGGGCCTGAAAATGTCGTTACAGATATTCGTCAAGTGAAACAATGGGCTGTGAATCGCTATCCACAATTGCCCTATTTTATGATGGGTCACAGCATGGGGTCTTTCGCCTTGCGCAACTATCTGCAAGACTATCCTGTGACTATGCAAGGAGTCATTTTCATGGGTACTGGAACAAGTCCGTTACCTTTAACCGCAGCATTGCCTTTTATTAAAAAAATGGCCGAGAAACAGCCGAAAAAACCAGCTCCGTTCATTGATAAGCTGGCATTTGGTTCTTTTAGCAAAAAATTTCCTGAAGCAAGTTCCTTTAATTGGCTTTCTAAAAATCAAGCCAATGTCGCTGACTATGAAAATGACCCATTAATGGGCTTCGTATTTACCAATAATGGTTTTGCTACCCTTTTTTCGCTTGTTAAACGAGCCAATCAAAGGAATTGGTACCAAGCGATCCCAAAAGAATTGCCTATTTTAATCATTAGTGGCGCTGAAGACCCAGTTGGTGATTTCAGCAAGGGGCCAGCGAAAATTCAAAAGCAATTAAAGCATGCAGGTTTTCAGCACGTGACGTTACGACTATTTCCCACATTGCGTCATGAAATTTTATTAGAAACGGAAAAAGCTACAGTTTTTCAAGAAATTGGGCATTGGTTAACGGATTTAACGAATTAA
- a CDS encoding arginine repressor — translation MNRLKRQTMIKRLVTENEIHTQSELLALLEKENIHTTQATISRDIRELNLNKVDNGQGEAYYRILNNSALRPKYKTDEERLVDIIIETGVSLTQIEFTNLLTVLPGNGQAIGVLIDRIRIHNPHILGCIAGDDTILILSKNKEDALEVNNYFQQYLYHP, via the coding sequence ATGAACCGATTAAAACGCCAAACGATGATTAAGCGATTGGTCACAGAAAATGAAATCCATACACAAAGTGAATTACTAGCATTATTGGAAAAAGAAAATATTCACACCACACAAGCAACTATTTCTCGTGACATTCGTGAGCTGAATTTAAACAAAGTAGACAATGGTCAAGGAGAAGCCTATTATCGTATCTTGAATAATTCTGCCCTTCGTCCAAAATATAAAACAGATGAAGAACGTCTTGTTGACATTATTATTGAAACTGGTGTTTCTTTAACACAAATAGAGTTCACAAATCTTTTAACCGTCTTACCTGGCAACGGGCAAGCCATTGGGGTTTTAATTGATCGCATACGTATCCACAACCCTCATATCTTGGGCTGCATCGCTGGGGATGATACCATCTTAATTCTTTCAAAAAATAAAGAAGATGCCCTTGAAGTTAACAACTATTTCCAGCAGTATTTGTACCACCCATAA
- a CDS encoding arginine repressor — protein sequence MSGGRVLFVNKQTRQSLIKEIIQTTVIHSQNELLRELKKREINVAQATISRDLWELKVVKALDESGEMRLTIFEQFTSLEERKKEQLIQAIREVVTKVERVAFLLVVHTLPDNATLFSAVLDEVSLCEKKCSVAGFDTVIIVSSSEEKAQELEQYFQQFIQPTPLSKSNA from the coding sequence ATGTCTGGAGGAAGGGTGTTATTTGTGAATAAGCAAACACGCCAAAGTTTGATTAAAGAAATCATTCAAACAACTGTAATTCATAGTCAAAATGAGTTGTTAAGAGAATTAAAAAAGCGCGAGATAAATGTCGCACAAGCAACGATTTCACGGGATTTATGGGAATTAAAAGTCGTCAAAGCATTAGATGAGTCTGGCGAGATGCGGTTAACGATTTTTGAACAATTCACTTCTTTAGAAGAACGAAAAAAAGAACAGTTGATACAAGCAATTCGTGAGGTAGTGACCAAAGTTGAACGTGTCGCCTTTTTACTAGTGGTTCATACATTACCAGACAACGCAACATTGTTTTCAGCTGTACTTGATGAAGTGTCTTTGTGTGAAAAGAAATGTTCTGTCGCTGGCTTCGACACTGTTATTATTGTTTCATCATCCGAGGAAAAAGCACAAGAACTAGAGCAGTATTTTCAACAATTTATTCAGCCAACACCTTTGTCAAAAAGTAACGCATAA
- the arcA gene encoding arginine deiminase produces MSHPINVFSEIGKLKTVMLHRPGKELENLMPDYLERLLFDDIPFLEKAQAEHDAFAELLRSKDIEVVYLEDLAAEALINEEVRRQFIDQFLEEANIRSESAKEKVRELMLEIDDNEELIQKAIAGIQKQELPKYEQEFLTDMVEADYPFIIDPMPNLYFTRDNFATMGHGISLNHMYSVTRQRETIFGQYIFDYHPRFAGKEVPRVYDRSESTRIEGGDELILSKEVVAIGISQRTDAASIEKIARNIFEQKLGFKNILAFDIGEHRKFMHLDTVFTMIDYDKFTIHPEIEGGLVVYSITEKADGDIQITKEKDTLDNILCKYLHLDNVQLIRCGAGNLTAAAREQWNDGSNTLAIAPGEVVVYDRNTITNKALEEAGVKLNYIPGSELVRGRGGPRCMSMPLYREDL; encoded by the coding sequence ATGAGTCATCCAATTAATGTATTTTCTGAAATCGGGAAATTGAAAACAGTGATGTTACATCGTCCAGGTAAGGAATTAGAAAATTTAATGCCAGATTATCTGGAGAGACTGTTGTTTGATGATATTCCGTTTTTAGAAAAAGCACAAGCAGAACATGATGCATTTGCAGAGTTGTTACGATCAAAAGATATCGAAGTGGTCTATTTAGAGGACTTAGCTGCTGAAGCGTTGATTAATGAAGAGGTCCGCCGACAATTTATTGACCAATTCTTAGAAGAAGCCAATATTCGCAGCGAATCAGCAAAAGAAAAAGTTAGAGAGTTAATGTTAGAAATTGACGACAACGAAGAACTGATTCAAAAAGCGATTGCTGGCATTCAAAAACAAGAATTACCTAAATATGAGCAAGAATTTTTAACAGATATGGTTGAAGCGGATTATCCATTCATTATTGATCCAATGCCTAACTTATACTTCACGCGTGATAACTTTGCGACAATGGGGCACGGGATTTCTTTAAATCATATGTATTCAGTAACTCGACAACGGGAAACCATTTTTGGGCAATACATTTTTGATTATCATCCTCGTTTTGCTGGAAAAGAGGTTCCTAGAGTCTATGATCGTTCAGAATCAACCAGAATTGAAGGTGGCGATGAATTAATTCTTTCAAAAGAAGTAGTGGCCATTGGGATTTCTCAAAGAACGGATGCCGCGTCAATTGAAAAAATTGCGAGAAATATTTTTGAACAAAAATTAGGGTTTAAAAATATCTTGGCTTTTGATATCGGTGAACACCGTAAATTCATGCATTTAGATACCGTTTTTACCATGATTGACTATGATAAATTTACGATTCATCCAGAAATCGAAGGCGGCTTGGTTGTTTACTCGATCACTGAAAAAGCAGATGGAGACATCCAAATTACAAAAGAAAAAGATACATTAGATAACATTTTATGCAAATACTTGCATTTAGACAATGTTCAATTAATCCGTTGCGGCGCTGGAAATTTAACAGCAGCAGCCCGTGAACAATGGAACGACGGTTCAAATACATTAGCAATTGCCCCTGGGGAAGTTGTTGTTTACGATCGGAATACGATTACGAATAAAGCGCTAGAAGAAGCAGGCGTGAAATTGAATTACATTCCAGGAAGTGAACTAGTACGTGGCCGTGGTGGCCCTCGTTGTATGAGTATGCCACTTTACCGTGAAGATCTTTAA
- the argF gene encoding ornithine carbamoyltransferase: MMNSVFQGRSLLAEKDFTRAELEYLVDFSIHLKELKKKGIPHHYLEGKNIALLFEKTSTRTRSAFTSAAIDLGAHPEYLGANDIQLGKKESVEDTAIVLGSMFDGIEFRGFSQEVVEDLAKYSGVPVWNGLTDQWHPTQMIADFMTVKENFGRLEGITLVYVGDGRNNMANSLLVTGAILGVNVRICAPKELFPSDEVVNYAKEFAKESGAELMITDDVAKGVKGANVLYTDVWVSMGEEDKFEERVNLLKPYQINMAMLEKTENMDGDLIVLHCLPAFHDTKTQYGEMVAEKFGITEMEITDEVFRSKYGRQFEEAENRMHSIKAIMAATLGNLFIPRV, encoded by the coding sequence ATCATGAATTCAGTATTTCAAGGACGTAGTTTATTAGCAGAAAAAGATTTTACAAGAGCAGAATTAGAGTATTTGGTAGACTTCAGTATTCACTTAAAAGAATTGAAGAAAAAAGGGATTCCACATCACTATTTAGAAGGAAAAAATATCGCTCTTTTATTTGAAAAAACTTCGACACGGACACGCTCTGCATTCACGTCAGCAGCGATTGATTTAGGGGCACATCCTGAGTATTTAGGCGCCAACGATATTCAATTAGGTAAAAAAGAATCTGTTGAAGATACAGCGATTGTTTTAGGTAGTATGTTTGACGGGATTGAGTTCCGTGGGTTTAGTCAAGAAGTAGTGGAAGATTTAGCGAAATATTCTGGTGTTCCTGTTTGGAATGGTTTAACGGATCAATGGCATCCAACACAAATGATTGCGGACTTTATGACAGTGAAAGAAAACTTTGGTCGTTTAGAAGGAATCACTTTAGTATATGTCGGCGATGGCCGTAACAACATGGCAAACAGCTTGTTAGTGACAGGTGCTATTTTAGGCGTAAATGTTCGCATTTGTGCACCAAAAGAATTGTTCCCTTCTGATGAAGTCGTTAATTACGCAAAAGAATTTGCGAAAGAATCTGGTGCAGAATTAATGATTACAGACGACGTTGCTAAAGGTGTTAAAGGAGCCAACGTGTTATATACAGACGTTTGGGTGTCCATGGGTGAAGAAGATAAATTTGAAGAACGTGTCAATCTGTTGAAACCTTATCAAATTAATATGGCTATGTTAGAAAAAACCGAAAACATGGATGGCGATTTAATCGTATTACACTGTTTGCCAGCCTTTCATGATACGAAAACACAATACGGAGAAATGGTTGCTGAAAAATTCGGCATTACTGAAATGGAAATCACGGATGAAGTCTTCCGCAGTAAATATGGTCGTCAATTTGAAGAAGCAGAAAACAGAATGCATTCTATTAAAGCGATCATGGCAGCTACTTTAGGCAACTTATTCATTCCTCGTGTGTAG
- the arcC gene encoding carbamate kinase: protein MGKKMVVALGGNAILSNDASAQAQQQALVQTSAYLVHLIKQGHRLIVSHGNGPQVGNLLLQQQAADSEKNPAMPLDTCVAMTQGSIGYWLSNALNQELNKAGIKKQVATVLTQVVVDPADEAFKNPTKPIGPFLKEAEAKEAMQAGAIFKEDAGRGWRKVVPSPKPIDIHEAETINTLIKNDIITISCGGGGIPVVGQELKGVEAVIDKDFASEKLAELVDADALVILTGVDYVCINYGKPDEKQLTNVTVAELEEYKQAGHFAPGSMLPKIEAAIQFVESQPNKQAIITSLENLGSMSGDEIVGTVVTK, encoded by the coding sequence ATGGGGAAAAAAATGGTCGTTGCACTAGGCGGAAATGCCATCCTTTCAAATGATGCTAGCGCACAAGCACAACAGCAAGCATTAGTTCAAACATCTGCCTATTTAGTTCATTTAATTAAACAAGGGCATCGGTTGATTGTTTCACATGGCAATGGTCCACAAGTCGGAAATCTATTATTGCAACAACAAGCAGCTGATTCTGAAAAAAATCCAGCGATGCCGCTAGATACGTGTGTTGCTATGACACAAGGAAGTATCGGCTACTGGTTGTCCAATGCGCTTAATCAAGAATTAAACAAAGCAGGAATCAAGAAACAAGTGGCTACTGTTTTAACACAGGTGGTCGTAGATCCAGCAGATGAGGCATTCAAAAATCCAACAAAACCGATCGGTCCATTTTTAAAAGAAGCTGAAGCCAAAGAAGCAATGCAAGCAGGTGCTATTTTTAAAGAAGATGCAGGACGTGGCTGGCGCAAAGTCGTTCCAAGTCCTAAGCCAATTGACATCCACGAGGCTGAGACTATTAATACCTTAATAAAAAATGATATAATTACCATTTCATGTGGTGGTGGTGGCATCCCTGTCGTAGGACAAGAATTAAAAGGTGTCGAAGCAGTAATCGATAAAGATTTTGCTTCTGAAAAACTAGCAGAATTAGTGGATGCGGATGCACTAGTTATTTTAACTGGCGTGGATTATGTGTGCATTAATTATGGCAAACCAGATGAAAAACAATTAACCAATGTCACTGTAGCAGAGTTGGAAGAATACAAACAAGCGGGTCATTTTGCACCAGGTAGTATGTTACCGAAAATTGAAGCCGCCATTCAGTTTGTAGAAAGCCAACCCAATAAACAAGCAATTATCACTTCTTTGGAAAACTTAGGAAGTATGAGCGGCGATGAAATCGTAGGAACGGTTGTGACAAAATAA
- a CDS encoding Crp/Fnr family transcriptional regulator produces MMIEKIITKNNQDFQYFSESELTELRNESFVRSYKKGQVLFYPGDPRNHLILLVSGVIKIEKNDRSGNFSYLHFMKKQALFPRIGLFQDEVHYDSAIAYTDIEVVFVPVKLFERFLQNNPQQLIHWIQEQSVLLKESMIKIQKGTTNDACERIVTSLAMLLNDLGERIDNRERVAITCPITINDIARMSGTTRETASSVMKKLVQMNRISYSHKFLTFLDTPFFIDRLSN; encoded by the coding sequence ATGATGATAGAGAAAATAATCACTAAAAATAATCAAGATTTTCAATACTTTTCTGAATCAGAACTAACAGAATTGCGTAACGAGAGTTTCGTTCGCTCCTATAAAAAAGGCCAAGTCCTTTTTTATCCAGGTGATCCGAGAAATCATTTAATTTTATTGGTTTCAGGTGTCATTAAAATTGAAAAAAATGATCGCAGTGGTAATTTTTCCTATCTGCATTTTATGAAAAAGCAGGCTCTTTTTCCGAGAATCGGACTGTTTCAAGATGAGGTTCATTACGACTCCGCGATTGCCTATACGGATATTGAGGTTGTGTTTGTGCCAGTTAAACTGTTTGAGCGTTTTCTCCAAAATAATCCCCAGCAATTGATTCATTGGATTCAAGAACAATCGGTCCTTTTAAAAGAAAGTATGATCAAAATCCAAAAAGGAACAACCAATGATGCATGTGAACGGATTGTGACATCACTGGCGATGTTATTAAATGATTTAGGAGAACGAATTGACAACAGAGAACGCGTTGCAATTACTTGTCCAATTACCATTAATGACATTGCACGAATGAGTGGAACTACGCGGGAAACAGCAAGCAGTGTTATGAAAAAATTAGTCCAAATGAACCGTATTAGCTACAGTCATAAATTCTTAACTTTTCTAGATACGCCATTCTTTATTGATCGATTGAGTAATTAA